The proteins below come from a single Tachypleus tridentatus isolate NWPU-2018 chromosome 13, ASM421037v1, whole genome shotgun sequence genomic window:
- the LOC143239998 gene encoding sodium/potassium/calcium exchanger Nckx30C-like yields the protein MTIRKVFRKRWRNPIAVFAVGLFLVGLLSNTRPSWNECSPSDAKPELIILDLETSYRPTRHFRNLLSAEKGDPNITKPPPQFPPDLFTETQRKHGAVILHVLGLVYMFAALAIVCDEFFIPSLDVITEKLEISEDVAGATFMAAGGSAPELFTSIIGVFISFDDVGIGTIVGSAVFNILFVISMCAIFSKSVLQLTWWPLFRDVSFYSIILIILIMCFRDNVIYWYESLILLFCYACYVTFMKFNEPLEKLVKKILNRNKVTRVDSKDHLMPSVSNVAFACL from the coding sequence ATGACTATCAGAAAGGTTTTTCGAAAGCGATGGAGGAACCCAATCGCAGTGTTCGCGGTAGGACTTTTCTTAGTAGGTTTGTTGTCAAACACTCGCCCATCGTGGAATGAATGTAGTCCCAGCGACGCCAAACCAGAGTTAATTATTTTAGATCTAGAAACGAGTTACAGACCTACTCGTCATTTCCGGAACTTGTTGAGCGCAGAAAAAGGCGACCCAAACATCACCAAGCCTCCACCTCAGTTTCCACCAGACTTATTTACAGAAACTCAAAGAAAACACGGAGCTGTAATTTTACACGTGCTTGGACTAGTTTACATGTTTGCTGCCCTGGCTATTGTTTGTGACGAGTTCTTCATACCCTCCCTGGATGTAATTACTGAAAAGCTCGAGATCTCGGAAGATGTTGCGGGGGCAACCTTTATGGCCGCAGGGGGCAGTGCTCCAGAGCTCTTCACCAGTATCATTGGTGTTTTCATCTCTTTCGATGATGTTGGAATTGGAACAATTGTTGGTTCTGCAGTGTTTAATATTCTTTTCGTCATCTCAATGTGCGCCATCTTTAGCAAGTCTGTTCTACAACTCACCTGGTGGCCGCTTTTTCGTGATGTTAGTTTTTACTCCATAATTCTGATTATTCTCATCATGTGTTTTCGAGACAATGTTATATACTGGTATGAATCGTTGATTCTCCTATTCTGCTATGCCTGCTATGTTACGTTCATGAAATTCAACGAACCACTAGAAAAGCTCGTGAAGAAAATCCTCAACAGGAACAAAGTTACAAGAGTGGACAGTAAAGATCATCTGATGCCAAGCGTAAGTAACGTAGCTTTTGCCTGCCTCTAA